Proteins encoded within one genomic window of Acidiferrobacter thiooxydans:
- a CDS encoding NADH:flavin oxidoreductase/NADH oxidase, translating into MSALFSSFRLRSQTFRNRIFVSPMCQYSSIDGFPTAWHLVHLGSRAVGGAALVMMEATAVSPEGRISPGDQGLWSDDHGEALRPIVYFIKSQGAAAGIQIAHAGRKASTDAPWRGGRPLAPPEGGWSVIAPSSIPFASGHPRPEACRDADLRRVVADFAQAARRAHEAGFDVLELHMAHGYLLHEFLSPLANRREDRYGGPLENRLRLPLEVTEAVRKVWPDDKPLFVRISASDWVDGGWDIEQSLVLARELKARGVDLIDCSSGGLVADAEIPAGPGYQTPFATRIRAEAGIAVGAVGLITEPLQAEQIVRTNLADCVFLGRELLRDPYWPLHAAHALHRDGEWPAQYERARP; encoded by the coding sequence GTGAGCGCGCTATTTTCATCCTTTCGTCTACGTTCGCAGACGTTTCGCAACCGCATCTTCGTTTCTCCGATGTGCCAGTACTCGAGCATCGACGGCTTTCCCACTGCCTGGCACCTCGTCCATCTCGGCAGCCGCGCAGTGGGCGGGGCGGCGCTGGTCATGATGGAGGCTACGGCGGTGAGCCCCGAAGGCCGCATCAGCCCCGGAGATCAGGGCCTATGGAGCGATGATCACGGCGAGGCGCTAAGGCCTATCGTCTACTTCATAAAGTCCCAGGGCGCAGCGGCTGGCATTCAGATCGCCCATGCCGGCCGCAAGGCCTCCACCGATGCCCCGTGGCGCGGGGGGCGTCCGCTGGCGCCGCCCGAGGGCGGCTGGTCGGTGATTGCGCCTAGCTCGATTCCATTCGCCTCCGGGCACCCCCGGCCGGAGGCCTGCCGGGATGCCGACCTACGGCGCGTGGTGGCGGATTTTGCACAGGCGGCGCGGCGCGCCCACGAGGCCGGGTTCGATGTCCTGGAACTGCACATGGCGCATGGTTACCTGCTGCATGAATTCCTGTCGCCGCTTGCCAATCGCCGCGAGGACCGCTACGGGGGACCGCTGGAGAACCGCTTGCGGCTGCCGCTGGAAGTGACCGAGGCGGTACGCAAGGTGTGGCCCGACGACAAGCCTCTATTCGTGCGCATCTCAGCCTCCGATTGGGTGGATGGCGGCTGGGACATCGAGCAGTCGCTGGTGCTTGCCAGGGAGCTGAAGGCGCGCGGCGTCGATCTCATCGATTGCTCGAGCGGCGGCCTGGTTGCAGACGCCGAGATCCCTGCCGGCCCCGGCTATCAGACCCCGTTCGCCACCCGCATACGCGCCGAGGCCGGTATCGCCGTAGGCGCCGTGGGGCTCATCACTGAGCCGCTGCAGGCCGAGCAGATCGTGCGCACGAACCTTGCCGACTGCGTGTTCCTGGGGCGCGAGCTCTTGCGTGACCCCTATTGGCCGCTACATGCCGCGCACGCCCTGCATCGCGACGGTGAATGGCCCGCGCAGTACGAACGCGCCCGACCCTGA
- a CDS encoding MBL fold metallo-hydrolase has product MFFKQRMDTDGTLSYLYGCGSRGLAVAVDVVAGDEDWFVAEAQKSAVHIAYVIDTHIHADHLSGGRTLAARIGSPYCLHESDQGAVGFPIHGLRDGDKLTTGNVVTQVIHTPGHTLDSICLLVADLRRGDDPWFALTGDTIFVGGVGRPDLGGTPGHMAALLYDSLHERILALPDDLEIFPGHAAGSVCGAGLSGKPSSTLGFERRFDPYLSLGREAFIARLIEETPARPADMDRIVAANLGRSA; this is encoded by the coding sequence ATGTTCTTCAAACAACGGATGGATACGGATGGCACGCTCTCCTACCTCTATGGATGCGGCAGTCGCGGCTTGGCAGTGGCCGTGGATGTCGTGGCGGGCGACGAGGACTGGTTCGTGGCCGAGGCCCAGAAGAGTGCGGTACATATCGCCTATGTGATCGATACCCATATCCATGCCGATCATCTTTCCGGGGGGCGGACGCTGGCGGCACGGATTGGCAGTCCCTACTGCCTCCACGAAAGCGACCAGGGCGCGGTGGGCTTTCCGATACATGGGCTGCGGGACGGGGATAAGCTCACGACCGGCAACGTCGTCACGCAGGTCATCCATACGCCGGGACACACCTTGGACAGCATCTGCCTGCTGGTCGCCGATCTGCGACGCGGCGACGATCCCTGGTTTGCGTTGACCGGGGACACGATCTTCGTGGGCGGGGTCGGACGCCCGGATCTGGGTGGCACGCCGGGGCACATGGCCGCACTCCTCTACGATAGTCTCCATGAGCGCATCCTGGCCCTTCCCGACGATCTCGAGATCTTTCCCGGACACGCCGCCGGCAGCGTCTGTGGCGCAGGGCTTTCCGGAAAGCCCTCGTCGACGCTCGGTTTTGAGAGGCGCTTCGATCCGTATTTGAGCCTGGGACGCGAGGCCTTCATCGCCCGGCTCATCGAGGAGACCCCGGCGCGGCCGGCCGATATGGATCGCATCGTCGCAGCCAACCTGGGGCGCTCGGCGTGA